A genome region from Anastrepha ludens isolate Willacy chromosome 3, idAnaLude1.1, whole genome shotgun sequence includes the following:
- the LOC128857423 gene encoding uncharacterized protein LOC128857423 — translation MDELIEILIELEGEPFLNVFIESGLTKESLKLLKPSHLDTLIDTSQFGPRGIKTQAIHTEACALLANEYRGELQIILFLLKYIQTLKHLKLSPIKLWIYLRVNLKSDHNLKFLLKKSFLTSISFTQDIYYIHKKGKKPGGSLYAKYHSVLLKLRRDGLISKRDVEPTTKGTEINSCVTDCIQEKSWLKYNVEPYDEVQLKWEATFAVRRQMLQKDANLNTILEEWPQYKQSFGHLMIELDFKKLYPEKQFVSYQVLEIFIINEEIFLFCEFINILGYTNHYLSFKVGPKSGNFRIIKADELNYPPIHVYIVNNEKLLRPKKFF, via the exons ATGGATgaattaatagaaattttaattgagtTGGAAGGCGAACCGTTTTTGAACGTGTTTATTG AAAGCGGTCTAACTAAGGAATCATTGAAGCTCCTAAAGCCAAGCCATTTGGATACATTGATCGACACATCGCAGTTTGGACCAAGG GGAATAAAAACACAAGCCATTCACACTGAGGCATGCGCTTTATTGGCAAATGAATATCGTGGCgag ttgcaaattattttatttctgctgaAGTACATCCAAACCCTAAAACATTTGAAGCTTTCGCCAATaaaattgtggatttatttacgAGTGAATCTAAAGTCTGATCACaacctaaaatttttattaaaaaaaagttttctaaccTCGATTTCATTTACACAGGATATATATTACATTCATAAGAAAGGAAAAAAGCCAGGTGGATCTCTGTATGCTAAGTACCACAGTGTATTATTGAAACTTAGACGGGATGGTCTTATTTCCAAAAGAGATGTAGAACCAACAACAAAAGGAACGGAGATTAATTCTTGCGTAacag atTGCATTCAAGAAAAATCATGGTTAAAGTATAACGTTGAACCATACGATGAAGTTCAACTAAAATGGGAAGCGACTTTTGCTGTGCGACGACAAATGCTACAAAAAGATgccaatttaaatacaattttagaagAATGGCCTCAGTATAAGCAGAGTTTTGGACATTTAATG ATAGAACTGGATTTTAAGAAGCTGTACCCCGAAAAGCAATTTGTATCATACCAAGTTCTCgaaattttcattataaatgaagaaatatttttattttgtgaatttataaatatcttaGGGTACACAAATCACTACCTATCTTTTAAAGTAGGCCCTAAGAGCGGAAATTTTAGAATTATaaaagcagatgaattaaacTATCCACCAATTCATGTGTATATTGTTAACAATGAAAAACTCTTAcggccaaaaaagtttttttaa